The region GGCAAGAACTTCGAGGCCACCACGCCCATCGGACCGTGGCTGGTGACCGTCGACGACCCCGCGGTCTCCGCCCAGGGCCTGAACCTGACGTGTGAGGTCGACGGCGACACGGTCCAGAAGGCCGACACCGGTGACCTCGTCTTCGACCCGGCCGCACTGGTCGCGTACCTGTCCGAGGTCGTCACCCTCGTGCCCGGCGACGTGATCGCCACCGGCACTCCGGGCGGGGTCGGCCACGCCCGCAAGCCCGCCCGCTATCTGCAGGACGGATCACTCCTCGTCACCCGGATCGAGGGGATCGGCGAGACCCGCAACACCTGCCGTCGGGAGACACGGTGAGCGAACGCCCGGCCGCGATGCTGGGGCGGGTGACCAAGGGCACGGCGGCGTTCGAAGCCGCCGTGCACCGGCTGACCGACCCGGGATTCCCCAGGCCCTCGTACCTGCCGGGCTGGAGCCGCGCTCACGTGGTCGCCCACGTCGCCCGCAACGCCGACGCACTCGTCAACCTGCTCATCTGGGCGCGTACCGGTATCGAGACGCCCATGTACGCAAGTGGCGACCAGCGTGCGCGCGAGATCGAGGAGGGCGCCCGGCAGCCGGCCGAAAAGCTGCGTGCCGAGCTGCTCGCGGCCGACGGCCGTCTCGCCGAGGAGCTCGCCGCGCTGCCCGACGAGTGCTGGGCGGCGACCGTCCGCACCGCGCGAGGCCGTGAGGTGCCCGTCTCTCAGGTGCCCTGGATGCGGGTGCGCGAGGTATGGGTCCACGCCGTCGACCTGAACATCGACACCAGCTTCGACGACGTGCCGCACGAGGTGTGCGCGGGCCTCGTCGACGACGTGGCCGCCTCCTTCCCCGGCCGGCCGGACCGACCCTCCGTCCGGCTGCGGTCCGAGGCCGGTCCGCGCACCTGGCTGCTGGGCGACTCGGCCGACGTCGAGCCGGTCGTGGTGAGCGGTGACCTGCCCAGCCTGGCCGCCTACGCGACCGGGCGCCCCGTCCCCGGCCCGTTGTACCCGACCGGCGGGGGATCCCTGCCGAAGCTGCCCGCGTGGCTGTGAGCACGAAGGAAAGACGATGAAAGTTGCCTGCATCGGCGCAGGTCCCGGAGGACTGTTCTTCGCCACACTGCTCAAGCGGAGCCGGCCCGGCGCCGAGGTCGTGGTCTTCGAACGCAACCGCCCCGACGACACGTTCGGCTTCGGAGTGGTCTTCTCCGACGCCACACTCGACGCCATTGACGCCGCCGATCCCGTCCTCAGCGAGGCGCTGGAGAAGCACGGCCGGCACTGGGACGACATCGAGGTCCGCGTGCACGGTGCCCGGGAGCGCGTCGGCGGCATGGGCATGGCGGCTGTCGTACGCAAGACGCTGCTGAGCCTGCTGCAGGAACGGGCCCGCGCCGAGGGCGTGCAGATGCGCTTCCAGAATGAGGTCCGCGATCCCGCCGAGCTGGACGACTTCGACCTGGTTGTGGTGTGCGACGGCGCCAACAGCCGCTTCCGCACCCTGTTCGCCGACGACTTCGGACCGACCGCCGAGGTGGCGAGCGCGAAGTTCATCTGGTTCGGCACCACCTACGCGTTCGACGGGCTCACGTTCGTCCACCAGTACGGCCCCCACGGTGTCTTCGCCGCCCACGCCTATCCGATCAGTGACTCGCTGAGCACGTTCATCGTCGAGACCGACGCGGACTCATGGGCCAGGGCCGGTCTCGACGCCTTCGATCCGTCGACCCCGCCGGGCATGAGCGACGAGAAGACCAAGAGCTACCTGGAAGACCTGTTCCGCGAGCAGATCGACGGGCACCCGCTGGTCGGCAACAACTCCCGTTGGGCCAACTTCGCTACCCGCAGGGCCCGTTCGTGGCGACGGGGCAAGTGGGTGCTGCTGGGCGACGCTGCGCACACCGCGCACTTCTCCGTCGGGTCCGGCACCAAGATGGCCATGGAGGACGCGGTCGCGCTGGCCGAGGCCCTGGGTGAGGCGTCTCACAGCGTGCCGGAGGCACTGGAGATCTACGAGGAGCGCCGCCGCCCCAAGGTGGAGAAGATCCAGAACTCGGCGCGGCCCAGCCTGTCCTGGTGGGAGCACTTCGGCCGCTACGTCCGTACGCTCGACGCCCCGACGCAGTTCGCCTTCCACTTCCTCACCCGCAGCATCCCGCGCGGCAAACTCGCCGTGCGCGACGCGTCGTACGTGGACCGCGTCGACGGATGGTGGCGGCGCTGTCACGATGCGGGGCCCCTGAAGACGCCTTTCCGGGGCGGTCCGTACCGACTTCCCTCGCGGCGGGTGACGGTCGACGACGACGTCCTGACCGGGACCGACGGCACCGGCATCCCGATGGTCCCCTTCAGCGGTCAGTCGTCGGGGGCGGGCGTATGGATCGACGCCCCGGACACTGAGAAAGGTCTGCCGCTCGCCCTTGATCAGGTGCGTGAGACGGCAGAGGCGGGCGCCTTGCTCGTCGGTGTACGCGGCGGTACGGCGCTGACCCGCGTACTGGTCGCGGAGGAGGCCCGGCTCGTGCACAGCCTGCCCGCCGCGATCGTCGGCGCGTACGACGACGACACCGCGACCACGCTCGTCCTCTCCGGCCGGGCCGACCTCGTCGGAGGCACCAAGTGACCGCCCTGGACGCGCTGTTCGCACCCCGAGCCATTGCCGTGCTCGGCGCATCGGCCACGCCTGGGAAGCTCGGCGCGGCGATGGCCGACTCCCTGGCTTCCTTCCCGGGGCCGGTGATGAAAGTCAACTCCGGCCGTCCGGACCCCGATCGGGGCTTCTTCCCCACCGTCGGCGAGGCCGCCGCAGCCCACGGCATCACACCCGACCTGGTCGTGTCCTGCATTCCGGCCACCGTGACCGCCGACGCCCTGCGCGAGGCGGCAACCGTCGGCGCCCGCGCCGCACTGGTGTGCGCCGGCGGGTTCGCGGAAGCCGGGGGTGACGGCCCGCTGCACCAGAAGGCGTTGACCGAGGTGGTACGGGACACCGGCATCCGGGTCCTCGGACCGAACACATCAGGCTTCCTCGCTCCCCACCGACGGCTCACGGCCACTTTCGTCCCGGGCGCGCCCGACCTGGAACCGGGTCCGGTGGCGGTCGTGGCCGCGAGCGGCGGCGTGAACCACGCGCTGGCGTTCGCCCTGGCCGAGGCCGGCGTCGGCCTGCGTCTCGGGGTCGGGCTGGGCAACAGCCTGGACGTCACCCAGGCCGACGTCCTCGACCACCTTGCAGAGGACGACGGCGTACGGGCCGTCGCCCTGCACGTGGAGACCGCCGCGGAAGGCCGCCGCCTCACCGAGGCGGTACGGCGTCTGACCGATCGTGTCCCCGTGGTAGCCCTGGTCGTGGGCCGTAGCGACATCGGAGACTTCGCCCGCTCCCACACCGGTGCCCTGGCCACCTCCTGGCGCGTGACCAGGACGGCCCTGCGCCAGGCCGGAGCAGTCCTCGTCGACGACGAGCGCGACCTCGTCGACGCCGTCACCGCGCTCAGCCGTCTACGACTTCCCGCGCATCCCCGTGCAGGCGTCGGCCTGGTCACCGCCCAGGCCGGACCCGGTCTGCTGCTCACGGACGTCCTGCGCTCCCACGGCATCCAGGTTCCCTCGCTGGTCGAACGGACGGTGAAGGAGCTGCGTGAGCTGCTTCCGGCCCTCACTTATCTGAACAACCCCGTCGACACCGGCCGGCCTTCGCCCGTGCTCACGCAGGTGGTGGAGCGGGTCTCGGAGGACCCCGGTATCGATGTCACCGCCGTGTACGGGCTGCTGGAACCGACGGCGGTGGACCTCCCGGCGGCGCTGACCGCCGCCCGTACGGCCACTCCGCTCGTCGCCGTCGTCGGCGGACCCGTGGAGCAGGCGCGGCGGGCCCGCCGTGAACTCGGCGAAGCCGGCATTCCCTGCGCGGCCACGCCGGCCTCGGGATCGGCGATGGTGCGTGCGCTCGTCGAGGACGCGGCCTCCCGAGCCCGTCTGGAGGCCCCCGACGTCACCGTGCCCGGTGCACCCACCCTGCCCCCGCCGGGGCCGGTCGACGAGCACACGGCCAAGGGCGTCCTCGCGGACTTGGGCATCCACACGCCCGTACGGCGCGTGTGCGCCGACCCCGCCGCGGCGCACGCGGCTCTCGATGAGCTCGGCGGCTCGGTCGTCGTGAAGATCCTCGACGCGGACATCCTGCACAAGACGGAAGTGGGCGGGGTCCAGGTCGGCATCCGCACGCACGAGGAGCTCGACGAAGCCCTCGCCCGCATGCCCGCGAGCCCCGCGCTGCTGGTGGAACAGATGGCCCCCGCGGGTCCCGAACTCATCGTCGGCGTACGCCGCGACCCGGTCTTCGGCCCCGTGCTGGCTCTGGGCGCCGGGGGAACGGCTGCCGAAATCCTCGGCGACGTCTCCCTGCGCCTCGCACCTCTGTCCGCGAACGAGGCCCACGCGATGCTCGACGAGCTCGCCACCCGCCAGATGTTCCTCGGCACGCGCGGCGCCACCCCGGTCGACCGCGCGCGACTCACCCACGTGCTGCTCGCCCTCGCCTCCCTCGCCGCCGACGATGCCGTGGCCGAGTGCGAGATCAACCCTCTGCGCGTCCTGCCCGACGGCGACGTCGTCGCGCTCGACGCCGTACTGCTGCTGCGAGACCCCCGGGATCAAGGAGGATCCAATGACGCGTGAGGGATTCGTGCCCTGGCCCAAGGAGGCGGCCGACCGCTACCGCGAGGCCGGGTACTGGCGTGGCAGGCCACTGGGCTCGTACCTTCACGAGTGGGCCGAGACCTACGACGACACGGTGGCCGTCGTGGACGGCGACATGCGTTTGACGTACCGTCAGCTCATCAACAGGGCAGACGGATTGGCATGCCGTCTGCTGGACAGTGGTCTCAACCCCGGTGACGCGATGCTCGTCCAGCTGCCCAACGGCTGGGAGTTCGTCACACTCACCCTCGCCTGTCTGCGGGCCGGAATCGCTCCCGTGATGGCGATGCCCGCGCACCGCGGTCACGAACTGCGCTACCTGGCCGCACATGCCGAGGTCACGTCGATCGCCGTACCGGACCGACTCGGCGACTTTGACCACCAGGCCCTGGGGCGGGAGATCGCCGAAGCCACCCCGAGCGTACGGCTGTTGCTCGTCACGGGTGGCACAGTCGGCACGGGCGCCACGGACCTGCGCGCCCTGGCGGAACCGGCCGACGACCCGGTCGCCGCACGGGCCCGGCTCGACCGGACAGCCCCGGACAGCGGCGACATCGCCGTCTTCCTGCTCTCCGGCGGCACGACCGGACTGCCGAAGCTCATCACCCGTACCCATGACGACTACGAGTACAACGCCCGCCGCAGCGCCGAGGTCTGCGGCCTCGACTCCGACTCCGTATACCTGGTGGCCCTGCCCGCCGGACACAACTTCCCCCTGGCCTGCCCCGGCATCCTCGGCACCCTCATGAACGGCGGCCGGGTCGTCCTGGCCCGCACCCCGGAGCCCGGCAAGGTGCTGCCGCTGATGGCCGCCGAGGGCGTGACGGCCACCGCCGCCGTACCGGCCGTCGTCCAGCGCTGGATCGACGCGGTGGCCTCCGGCCGCCACCCCGCCCCGCCCGCACTACGGCTGTTGCAGGTGGGTGGCGCCCGCCTCGCGCCGGAGGTCGCCCGCCGCGCCGGACCCGTGCTCGGTGGCACGCTCCAGCAGGTGTTCGGCATGGCAGAGGGGCTGTTGAACTACACGTGCCCTGACGACCCCGACGAGATCAAGATCGAGACACAGGGGCGCCCCATGTGCCCGGACGACGAGATCCTCGTCGTCGACGCCTCCGACGAACCGGTCCCGCCCGGCGCGATGGGCGCCCTGCTCACCCGCGGCCCGTACACCCCACGCGGCTACTACCGGGCCTCCGAGCACAACGCCCGAGCGTTCACTCCCGACGGCTGGTACCGCACCGGTGACGTCGTCCGGCTGCACCCGTCGGGCAATCTCGTCGTCGAAGGACGAGACAAGGACCTCATCAACCGGGGCGGCGAGAAGATTTCCGCCGAGGAGGTCGAGAACCTGATCTACCGCCTGCCCGGTGTCGCCCGCGTCGCGGCCGTCGCGAAGGCCGACCCCGACCTGGGGGAGCGGGTGTGCGCGGTCGTGGTCGTCGAGGCGGGAACCCACTTGAGCCTCGAATCGGTCCGTGCCGCCCTCATCGCGATGCAGGTGGCGCGATACAAGCTCCCGGAAGACCTGCTGGTCGTGGAGGAGTTGCCGCTGACAAAGGTCGGCAAGATCGACAAGAAGCGTCTGCGGGATGTCGTCCGTGGCAAGGCGGACTCCGTCGAGGCGGTGTGACGGCGCTCGCCGCGGCGGCGAACTGGCCGGCGGCGTTGCGGTGACGCTCCCGCTTCCCCGGAGGGAGTCAATCGGCTTTGCCGGCCTTCTGGCGGTACCTGGGGAAACAGCTCCAGGTACCGCCATCGCCGTCGCCCCGTCCCGACCGTCGGACCAGCAGCGGGATGTACCCCGTCCTGGTGACCAGCGATATGCGTCCTCTCGTACGTCCTGCCGCTGAGTCTTTCTCTGTACGGACCAGGCCGAGTGCTTCGAGCACCAGTCGGTCGGTCAGAGGACACGGATCGGCGTCGTCGGCGCGAGCCCACGGCTGACCAGGGACCGAACGTCGCCACCCGTCGTGCGCATGGCCAACGGCGGCCCGGAATCGAGTAGTGGTCGTCATTCCCCGTCGCAGACGCCCTCTACAGCGAACTTCTGGTACAGGTGCGGGTAGGCCACGGTACCGGCAGGGTAGCTCCCCAGATGCGAGGCGAACTCCGGCGTGCCGAGCGCTGCACGGAGGTGCTCGGTGGATTTCCAGACTGCGACGTTGGTGAAAAGCCGGCTGCCGCCGATGCCCCGGTACAGCTGCACCGAGAGGAGGCTCCCCGACTTCTTCATGTACTCCGCGTCGTCCGTCCAGGCGGCCACCACCTCATCCTCCTTGCCCTCCGGGGCGACAAAGGTGTTGATGATGGTGACCGGGCCGGCCTCCTCCTTCTGCTGGTCGTGGAAGTGGGTGGACTCGTCGAGGTGGCCGAACTTGAGCATGGTTCCTCCATGAACTCGTGTGTGGTGAGTTGTGATCAAGGAGCGGTCCGGGTGAGGGGCCAGGCCCCTGTGGCACCGCCCGTGGTGTGCGTTCAGGCGTTGTGCTTGTCGAGGAAATCGGTGATGAGCTGCAGCCACTCGTCGGTCCGCTCCAGCATCGGCAGGTGGCCGGTGGCGATTTCGGCGAGTTGGGCGCCGGGGATGGTCTCGGCGAGCCGGCGGTGCAGGTCGCTGGAGACGAGCCGGTCGTCGGTGGTCGAGATGACCAGCGTGGGGACCGTGATGCCGGCGAGGTCGTCCCGGACGTCGACCTGGCCGACTAGGTCGGTCTGCTCGGAGCTGCCGTCGGCCGTACTGGCGGCGACGTAGCCGAGGGTCTGCTGCAGTTGCTCGGCCGACATCGACTCCAGCGCCTGGGTGCCGAGGGCCGTCATGAGCTGGAATTCGGCGAGCAGCTCGCGGTCGCCGGACGCGGCGATCTTGCTCTGGATCGAGGAGGCGAGAGCGAGCCGGTTGTCGCGGTGCGGAAAGGCGGCGGTCAGGACGAGTGCGCTGACGCGCTCGGGGTCGCGGGTGGCGGCGCGGATGGCGACCGGGCCGCCGAGGGAGTAGCCGGACACGGCGAAGCGGTCGAGGCCCTCTGCGTCGGCGGCGGCGACGAGTTGGTCGGCGAGGTCGTCGACGGACAGCGGGGTGGTGGAGCGGGGAGTGTCGCCGCTGCCGGGGTAGTCGACGCCGACGACGGTGTGGCGGGCGGCGAGCGCTTCCAGGACGGGGCCGTAGGTGCCGGCCAGGCTGCTGCCGGCGCCGTGGGCGAGGAGCAGGCCGGGGCCGAAGCCGAGGCGAGTGCGGGCGAATGTGGGTGCGGTGAGGTTGCGGGGTGACATGGCGTCTGCCTTTCGAATCGTCGACACGCAAGAATCATCCAGTGCGTGTGATTACTTCCTCAGGTCTATCACACAGTGCGTATGATTGCCGCCTGTGACGTCAATCACACACGCCGTATGATGTGCGGGTAGGGTGGTGGCATGAAGCAGCCCCTCCACCGCCGTCAGCCGACCCCGGGCAACCCGCGCGTACAGCGCACCCGCAATCGTGTGCTGGCGGTCGCGCGGGAACTGCTGCCTCAGGTCGGACCTGCCGGGCTGACCTACGCCCTGCTGGCCGAGCGGTCGGACGTCACCCGCCAAACCCTCTACCGGCACTGGCCCACCAGGGCCGCGCTGCTCTTCGACCTCGTCCTCGAAGGCCCCGACCTCGGCACCTACCCCGAACCGGGCAGCGACGTGCGTGAGGTGGCCACCGCCTGGCTGAAGAGCCTGCGCGCCGGCGTCAGCGTGCCGGCCGTGCGAGCCGCGGCCCTGGCCGTCACCGCCCAGGCCGACCACGACCCCGACAGTGCGCGGGCGCTCGTCCGCATCGGCGAAGACCGCTATGTCGGCTTCAACAAGCTGCTGGAGCCTTCGGGCATCCAGATCAGCGACGACGATTTCACCCTCCTGTACGGGCCCGTCCTCGCCCGCCTCTTCCTCGACCGTGGCCAGGTCACCGACGCCTTCATCGACGCCGTGGTCGCCCAATGGCTCACCACGCTGCAGCCTGCCGAGGCACCGCAGGACTCCCGGTAGTAATCACCGAAAGCTCTCTACAGAGAGGAACAACCGCGTACAGGCAGCGAAACCGGACTCGTGTCAACCCGTCATCGCCGCCCCTGCCGCGTGAGCCTCGCCGCCTGGTGCCGGGCGCTGCTCCACACCCAGCATGACCGCCGGCCAGCTGCCCCGGTCCGCATGTGGAGCGCCGTCAGGTCCTCGCGGACATGCTCGCCGACCCTTGGTTGGCCGAGCCGGTGTGGTCGACCATCGACCTGAGCGAGACCCTGCACCGGTGCGAAGTTCTCGAAGGCACGGGCGTCGCTCAGGCGATCGGCTTCATGTGCTGAGTGGTACGTGCTTTATGAGGCGGTTGTTGTCTGGCGGTCATGCACGTACTCCTCGTCCCGCCGGTGGACAACGTCGACCACCCTGCTGTGCGGCACCTGACTTCGGCGGTCGGCACCGCGCTGTCCGGTTCCGTCGTGAGCGCGTTCCTTGGTATGGGGTCGGCCAGGCACGTGGAGCCCGCTGGACACGAGCTCGGCGATGACGCGCTACATGGAGGAACCGCCGGCCTGCTCACCTGGGTGGGGGCAGCGGCGGCGGGGCCGGCGGCGTTGCTCGCGGGTCCGCTCCACTAGCC is a window of Streptomyces sp. NBC_00271 DNA encoding:
- a CDS encoding maleylpyruvate isomerase family mycothiol-dependent enzyme, with product MSERPAAMLGRVTKGTAAFEAAVHRLTDPGFPRPSYLPGWSRAHVVAHVARNADALVNLLIWARTGIETPMYASGDQRAREIEEGARQPAEKLRAELLAADGRLAEELAALPDECWAATVRTARGREVPVSQVPWMRVREVWVHAVDLNIDTSFDDVPHEVCAGLVDDVAASFPGRPDRPSVRLRSEAGPRTWLLGDSADVEPVVVSGDLPSLAAYATGRPVPGPLYPTGGGSLPKLPAWL
- a CDS encoding FAD-dependent monooxygenase, with translation MKVACIGAGPGGLFFATLLKRSRPGAEVVVFERNRPDDTFGFGVVFSDATLDAIDAADPVLSEALEKHGRHWDDIEVRVHGARERVGGMGMAAVVRKTLLSLLQERARAEGVQMRFQNEVRDPAELDDFDLVVVCDGANSRFRTLFADDFGPTAEVASAKFIWFGTTYAFDGLTFVHQYGPHGVFAAHAYPISDSLSTFIVETDADSWARAGLDAFDPSTPPGMSDEKTKSYLEDLFREQIDGHPLVGNNSRWANFATRRARSWRRGKWVLLGDAAHTAHFSVGSGTKMAMEDAVALAEALGEASHSVPEALEIYEERRRPKVEKIQNSARPSLSWWEHFGRYVRTLDAPTQFAFHFLTRSIPRGKLAVRDASYVDRVDGWWRRCHDAGPLKTPFRGGPYRLPSRRVTVDDDVLTGTDGTGIPMVPFSGQSSGAGVWIDAPDTEKGLPLALDQVRETAEAGALLVGVRGGTALTRVLVAEEARLVHSLPAAIVGAYDDDTATTLVLSGRADLVGGTK
- a CDS encoding acetate--CoA ligase family protein, encoding MTALDALFAPRAIAVLGASATPGKLGAAMADSLASFPGPVMKVNSGRPDPDRGFFPTVGEAAAAHGITPDLVVSCIPATVTADALREAATVGARAALVCAGGFAEAGGDGPLHQKALTEVVRDTGIRVLGPNTSGFLAPHRRLTATFVPGAPDLEPGPVAVVAASGGVNHALAFALAEAGVGLRLGVGLGNSLDVTQADVLDHLAEDDGVRAVALHVETAAEGRRLTEAVRRLTDRVPVVALVVGRSDIGDFARSHTGALATSWRVTRTALRQAGAVLVDDERDLVDAVTALSRLRLPAHPRAGVGLVTAQAGPGLLLTDVLRSHGIQVPSLVERTVKELRELLPALTYLNNPVDTGRPSPVLTQVVERVSEDPGIDVTAVYGLLEPTAVDLPAALTAARTATPLVAVVGGPVEQARRARRELGEAGIPCAATPASGSAMVRALVEDAASRARLEAPDVTVPGAPTLPPPGPVDEHTAKGVLADLGIHTPVRRVCADPAAAHAALDELGGSVVVKILDADILHKTEVGGVQVGIRTHEELDEALARMPASPALLVEQMAPAGPELIVGVRRDPVFGPVLALGAGGTAAEILGDVSLRLAPLSANEAHAMLDELATRQMFLGTRGATPVDRARLTHVLLALASLAADDAVAECEINPLRVLPDGDVVALDAVLLLRDPRDQGGSNDA
- a CDS encoding (2,3-dihydroxybenzoyl)adenylate synthase; amino-acid sequence: MTREGFVPWPKEAADRYREAGYWRGRPLGSYLHEWAETYDDTVAVVDGDMRLTYRQLINRADGLACRLLDSGLNPGDAMLVQLPNGWEFVTLTLACLRAGIAPVMAMPAHRGHELRYLAAHAEVTSIAVPDRLGDFDHQALGREIAEATPSVRLLLVTGGTVGTGATDLRALAEPADDPVAARARLDRTAPDSGDIAVFLLSGGTTGLPKLITRTHDDYEYNARRSAEVCGLDSDSVYLVALPAGHNFPLACPGILGTLMNGGRVVLARTPEPGKVLPLMAAEGVTATAAVPAVVQRWIDAVASGRHPAPPALRLLQVGGARLAPEVARRAGPVLGGTLQQVFGMAEGLLNYTCPDDPDEIKIETQGRPMCPDDEILVVDASDEPVPPGAMGALLTRGPYTPRGYYRASEHNARAFTPDGWYRTGDVVRLHPSGNLVVEGRDKDLINRGGEKISAEEVENLIYRLPGVARVAAVAKADPDLGERVCAVVVVEAGTHLSLESVRAALIAMQVARYKLPEDLLVVEELPLTKVGKIDKKRLRDVVRGKADSVEAV
- a CDS encoding antibiotic biosynthesis monooxygenase family protein; this translates as MLKFGHLDESTHFHDQQKEEAGPVTIINTFVAPEGKEDEVVAAWTDDAEYMKKSGSLLSVQLYRGIGGSRLFTNVAVWKSTEHLRAALGTPEFASHLGSYPAGTVAYPHLYQKFAVEGVCDGE
- a CDS encoding alpha/beta fold hydrolase, which codes for MSTIRKADAMSPRNLTAPTFARTRLGFGPGLLLAHGAGSSLAGTYGPVLEALAARHTVVGVDYPGSGDTPRSTTPLSVDDLADQLVAAADAEGLDRFAVSGYSLGGPVAIRAATRDPERVSALVLTAAFPHRDNRLALASSIQSKIAASGDRELLAEFQLMTALGTQALESMSAEQLQQTLGYVAASTADGSSEQTDLVGQVDVRDDLAGITVPTLVISTTDDRLVSSDLHRRLAETIPGAQLAEIATGHLPMLERTDEWLQLITDFLDKHNA
- a CDS encoding TetR/AcrR family transcriptional regulator, translated to MKQPLHRRQPTPGNPRVQRTRNRVLAVARELLPQVGPAGLTYALLAERSDVTRQTLYRHWPTRAALLFDLVLEGPDLGTYPEPGSDVREVATAWLKSLRAGVSVPAVRAAALAVTAQADHDPDSARALVRIGEDRYVGFNKLLEPSGIQISDDDFTLLYGPVLARLFLDRGQVTDAFIDAVVAQWLTTLQPAEAPQDSR